A DNA window from Candidatus Protochlamydia phocaeensis contains the following coding sequences:
- the accD gene encoding acetyl-CoA carboxylase, carboxyltransferase subunit beta gives MGLFSRDKPKIKIQTTKKDGFSGWLKCTHCNELIHTNELEQNQNCCPKCDYHYRLPTDERIKSLSDADTFEPLFNNLQPIDSLKFVDTEPYPNRLASAQEKSGHNEAVVVGTCLLNKHKIALGVLDFNFMGGSMGSVVGERLTRLIELAIHERLPLVIVSTSGGARMQESILSLMQMAKTSAALAKMHEAGLPYISVLTNPTTGGVTASFASLGDIIIAEPNALICFAGPRVIEQTIGQQLPPGAQKSEFLLQHGMIDCIVKRQELKQKLSELIDFLKGNPLEEGELNNHSNSSLNKLSNKKSSLSKESKF, from the coding sequence ATGGGATTATTCTCTAGAGATAAGCCAAAAATTAAAATTCAAACGACTAAAAAGGATGGATTTAGCGGCTGGCTTAAATGTACGCATTGCAATGAGCTGATTCATACCAATGAACTAGAGCAAAATCAAAATTGTTGTCCGAAATGCGACTATCACTATCGCCTTCCAACCGACGAGCGCATTAAAAGTTTGAGCGATGCCGACACTTTCGAACCCTTATTCAATAATCTTCAGCCTATCGACTCCCTAAAATTTGTCGATACGGAACCTTATCCCAATCGCTTAGCAAGCGCTCAAGAGAAATCGGGCCATAATGAAGCTGTCGTTGTGGGGACATGCCTGCTCAATAAACACAAAATCGCTTTAGGCGTGTTAGACTTTAATTTCATGGGTGGCTCAATGGGATCGGTTGTAGGTGAACGGCTAACCCGCTTGATTGAGCTTGCCATTCACGAACGCTTGCCCTTGGTGATTGTTTCCACATCAGGTGGAGCCCGCATGCAAGAGTCGATCTTATCCTTAATGCAAATGGCCAAAACCTCTGCTGCTTTAGCTAAAATGCATGAAGCGGGCCTGCCTTATATTTCTGTATTGACTAATCCAACCACAGGCGGAGTAACAGCCTCGTTTGCCTCTTTGGGAGATATTATTATTGCCGAGCCCAACGCGTTAATTTGCTTTGCGGGGCCACGGGTCATCGAACAAACAATTGGTCAGCAACTTCCACCAGGAGCACAGAAATCCGAATTTTTACTTCAGCATGGAATGATTGATTGCATTGTTAAACGGCAAGAGCTGAAGCAAAAATTATCGGAGTTAATCGATTTCTTAAAAGGCAATCCTTTAGAAGAAGGAGAACTCAATAATCATTCCAATTCCTCTCTTAATAAACTTTCCAATAAAAAATCTTCCCTCTCAAAAGAATCAAAATTTTAA
- the dut gene encoding dUTP diphosphatase — MHDKSQGTLDIPTLIEDEELLPFYMTSGAAGADVKAYLKEPLIIPPGQSALVPTGMRVAIPEGYEIQVRPRSGLALKHQITVLNTPGTIDADYRGEIKVILINHGTQEFTITPGMRIAQLILAPVLKANFVLSSELALTQRGMGGFGHTG; from the coding sequence ATGCACGATAAATCCCAAGGCACATTGGATATTCCCACTTTAATTGAAGATGAAGAATTATTGCCCTTTTATATGACTTCTGGCGCTGCCGGCGCGGATGTCAAAGCGTATTTGAAAGAGCCCCTTATTATCCCTCCCGGACAATCAGCCCTAGTTCCAACAGGCATGCGTGTCGCTATACCGGAAGGATATGAGATCCAAGTTCGCCCAAGAAGCGGATTGGCTCTTAAACATCAAATTACCGTGTTAAACACGCCCGGTACAATCGATGCTGATTACCGCGGAGAAATTAAAGTTATTTTAATCAATCATGGGACCCAGGAATTTACCATCACGCCAGGCATGCGCATTGCCCAACTTATTTTGGCCCCAGTTTTAAAAGCTAATTTCGTGCTTTCATCCGAACTTGCCCTCACTCAACGTGGCATGGGAGGCTTTGGACATACGGGTTAA
- a CDS encoding PTS sugar transporter subunit IIA — MMKMPLSHYMDPRLIVFLNADHRDSALHQLVHVIYQAGKLKDEELFYRAIIEREKIVSTGIGMGVAIPHAKLPAYDHFFIAIGILQKPVDWQALDEAPVRLIFMIGGPDDKQTEYLQLLSSLTQAIKDEDKRKKLLNSTDPTDIIELFQTI, encoded by the coding sequence ATGATGAAAATGCCACTTTCCCATTACATGGATCCTCGGCTCATCGTTTTCTTGAATGCCGATCATCGAGACAGCGCCCTCCACCAGCTCGTTCACGTGATTTATCAAGCAGGCAAATTAAAAGATGAAGAGCTTTTTTATCGAGCGATCATTGAAAGAGAGAAAATTGTTTCAACGGGAATTGGAATGGGTGTAGCCATTCCGCATGCCAAACTGCCAGCCTATGACCACTTTTTTATTGCTATTGGAATTTTACAAAAACCCGTAGATTGGCAAGCCTTAGATGAAGCGCCCGTCCGTCTTATTTTCATGATTGGAGGACCGGATGATAAACAAACAGAATACTTGCAGTTATTATCAAGTTTAACTCAAGCCATCAAGGATGAAGATAAACGGAAAAAATTGTTAAATTCTACGGATCCAACCGATATTATTGAATTATTTCAAACAATTTGA
- a CDS encoding PTS sugar transporter subunit IIA: protein MDLKIKDVADLLNVSETTIRRWITDGKIPTYRINQHYYFSRTEIESWVMAHKLDKSYGASPFTQKKDIEISVPIKKMPASGGSKQFSLFRAIHKGEVLHHISGQTKEDIIRTTMKKVAKHLHVDADVMTDLLLDRENMMPTALNNGIAVPHTRDSLLDAHHDVVIPVFLKEPLEYGALDGKPVHTLFFLFACEDKRHLHLLAKIAHLSSQPAALELFQTKPEKEKLLHFIKEWEGSIAKAHA from the coding sequence ATGGATCTAAAAATTAAGGATGTTGCAGATTTATTAAATGTATCGGAAACAACCATTCGCCGTTGGATTACGGATGGTAAAATTCCGACTTATCGAATTAATCAACATTATTATTTTTCTCGTACTGAAATTGAAAGCTGGGTAATGGCTCATAAGCTAGATAAGAGTTATGGAGCCTCTCCTTTTACCCAAAAAAAAGACATCGAAATTTCTGTGCCTATAAAAAAAATGCCCGCTTCAGGCGGAAGCAAGCAATTCAGCCTCTTTCGCGCCATTCATAAAGGCGAGGTGCTTCATCATATCTCTGGTCAAACGAAAGAAGATATCATCCGAACGACCATGAAAAAGGTCGCCAAACATCTGCATGTCGATGCCGATGTGATGACAGACCTTCTTCTCGATCGCGAAAATATGATGCCAACGGCCCTCAATAATGGAATTGCAGTCCCCCATACGCGCGATTCTCTCTTAGACGCTCATCATGATGTGGTCATCCCCGTCTTTTTAAAAGAACCTCTCGAATATGGGGCTTTGGATGGCAAGCCTGTTCATACCCTTTTCTTCTTGTTTGCGTGCGAAGATAAACGCCACTTACACCTTTTAGCCAAAATTGCCCACCTGAGCAGCCAGCCAGCAGCCTTAGAGTTATTTCAGACCAAACCCGAAAAAGAAAAATTGCTTCATTTTATCAAGGAATGGGAAGGCTCTATCGCCAAAGCGCACGCATGA
- a CDS encoding SGNH/GDSL hydrolase family protein — translation MRKLLLFLFMFPFTLFAATKVGIIGDSISVETGVSYVDFLKERLAAEGKQVEIINRSFSGAKSDTAMQIAVGLITKERPDYILIFLGINDAGCNTSQDILQHNFEEAFSKIGTNCKKVILGGVNCERVNSSYNIILVQTYLHLIERYHPHAVVLLPEEVLPYTIDGIHPNPIGARMIANNLYYALQEVGVF, via the coding sequence ATGAGAAAACTATTATTATTTCTATTTATGTTTCCCTTTACCTTATTTGCCGCAACGAAAGTGGGGATCATTGGAGATTCCATTTCTGTGGAAACAGGAGTCAGCTACGTGGATTTCTTAAAAGAAAGGTTAGCTGCAGAGGGTAAACAGGTAGAAATCATCAATCGCTCCTTTAGCGGAGCTAAATCGGATACGGCCATGCAAATTGCTGTGGGGCTTATCACAAAAGAAAGGCCGGATTATATCCTTATTTTTTTGGGGATTAATGATGCGGGTTGCAATACCTCTCAAGACATTTTGCAGCATAACTTTGAGGAAGCGTTTTCTAAAATTGGAACAAATTGCAAGAAGGTAATCTTAGGTGGGGTGAATTGTGAAAGGGTTAATTCTTCTTATAATATAATTTTAGTGCAAACATACCTTCATTTAATCGAGAGGTATCATCCGCATGCAGTTGTTCTTCTCCCGGAAGAGGTTTTGCCCTATACAATCGACGGAATCCATCCCAATCCTATAGGAGCGCGAATGATCGCCAATAATCTTTATTATGCTCTGCAGGAAGTCGGTGTCTTTTAG
- a CDS encoding F-box-like domain-containing protein, producing MHNLNFCDFPEELIFNVTSFLDRPDLVRLAGANKQLQRISRDDAIWRPLARLTGLPFQTNIKAAWGNKIRQKMTDWKMENWKEIEKCAQQASAYLTITNEELEAKVENNFKHMACNRRTIWSMYSMIHEHSSALSRPLEEGIKAHLLLSYIGKSHLNHAQEIAKRITHLPRFESSDNGLILFINECIQLELPEQALAAVSELKDPLARNKMRQEIAFFYIGKKKIERAIAIAKIIETDERAKSYIFYRAAFFYIEQNELEKAIEIGKLIDSKMGGFERGELYVRLTVKGCETEKIAFLFSE from the coding sequence ATGCATAATTTAAATTTTTGTGATTTTCCCGAAGAACTTATTTTTAATGTTACATCCTTTTTAGACCGACCGGATCTTGTTCGATTGGCGGGTGCAAATAAGCAATTACAGCGCATAAGCCGAGATGATGCGATTTGGCGACCATTAGCTAGACTGACAGGCCTTCCCTTTCAGACAAATATTAAAGCCGCCTGGGGAAATAAGATTAGGCAAAAGATGACAGACTGGAAGATGGAGAATTGGAAAGAAATCGAGAAATGTGCTCAGCAAGCCAGCGCCTATTTAACCATTACCAATGAAGAACTTGAAGCAAAGGTTGAGAATAATTTTAAGCATATGGCTTGCAATAGACGTACAATCTGGTCCATGTATTCGATGATTCATGAGCATTCTTCTGCATTAAGCCGCCCTTTAGAAGAAGGAATAAAAGCGCATCTTCTTCTTAGCTATATAGGAAAAAGTCATTTGAATCACGCTCAAGAAATAGCTAAACGCATCACCCATTTACCGCGTTTTGAAAGCAGCGATAATGGCCTTATATTATTTATTAATGAATGCATTCAACTAGAGCTGCCAGAACAGGCATTAGCTGCAGTCTCTGAGCTAAAAGATCCCCTAGCCCGCAATAAAATGAGGCAAGAGATTGCGTTTTTCTATATAGGCAAGAAAAAAATAGAGCGGGCTATTGCTATAGCAAAAATCATTGAAACCGATGAAAGAGCCAAAAGCTATATTTTTTACCGCGCAGCTTTTTTTTATATAGAACAAAATGAATTGGAAAAAGCAATCGAAATAGGCAAATTGATTGATTCCAAAATGGGAGGCTTTGAGCGCGGCGAATTGTATGTACGCCTGACAGTAAAAGGATGTGAGACTGAGAAAATCGCCTTTTTATTTAGCGAATAG
- a CDS encoding class I SAM-dependent methyltransferase, whose protein sequence is MDSSFPEPYRSIRDLPFDDHGWFYNHIPLQLCLAVKPARTVIEVGSWLGSSTRFIASLLPEEGKVYAIDTWRGSPNEPIHMQDPRLPHLYQLFLSNVKQAGLAHKIVPIRMESLEAAEALNVQADLIYLDAAHDTPSVYEDIMAWHPHLADHGILCGDDFDWESVRIAVIKTAAILKKRIAYYRRFWWFEDQT, encoded by the coding sequence ATGGATAGTTCTTTTCCCGAGCCTTATCGTTCGATTCGCGACCTTCCCTTTGACGACCATGGTTGGTTTTACAATCACATTCCCCTCCAGCTTTGCTTAGCTGTCAAGCCAGCTCGGACAGTTATTGAAGTGGGATCTTGGCTTGGCTCGTCCACGCGTTTCATTGCGTCTTTATTGCCTGAAGAGGGGAAGGTCTATGCCATTGATACTTGGCGAGGATCACCGAACGAACCGATTCACATGCAAGATCCACGCCTACCTCATCTCTATCAATTATTTTTATCTAACGTTAAGCAGGCTGGATTGGCGCACAAGATTGTCCCTATCCGGATGGAGTCTCTAGAAGCGGCCGAAGCATTGAATGTGCAAGCCGACCTCATTTACTTAGATGCCGCCCATGATACGCCAAGCGTCTATGAAGATATTATGGCATGGCATCCGCATTTAGCCGATCACGGAATTTTATGCGGGGATGACTTTGACTGGGAATCCGTCCGGATTGCCGTCATCAAAACAGCTGCCATTTTAAAGAAGAGGATTGCCTATTACCGCCGTTTTTGGTGGTTTGAAGACCAGACTTGA
- a CDS encoding ATP-dependent Clp protease ATP-binding subunit produces the protein MFDKFTNRAKQVIKLAKKEAQRLNHNYLGTEHVLLGLLKLGQGVAVNVLRNLNIDFETVRTEVEKLVGYGPEIQVYGDPALTGKVKKVFEFANEEAANLNHNYVGTEHLLLGLLRQTDGVAAQVLENLNVNLKEVRKEVLKELETFNLQLPPISGSGVGPQGQTPSGQNKPPYDKAAQAGTNDKMPALKAYGHDLTEMCREGKMDPVIGRKEEIERLILILCRRRKNNPVLVGEAGVGKTAIVEGLAQAIVKGDVPDTLRKKRLITLDLALMIAGTKYRGQFEERIKAVMDEIKKNGNVLLFIDELHTIVGAGAAEGAIDASNILKPALSRGELQCIGATTIDEYRKHIEKDAALERRFQKIMIAPPSVEETIEILNGLKPEYERHHKVIFTNQAIQAAAILSDRYIHGRFLPDKAIDLIDEAGAKMRISMMNQPQDISKFEAEIEATRLAKEESISKQEYEKAAKLRDKEKTLREQLQQIRAEWEINKEEHEVIVEDEDVASVIAKQTGIPLNRLTEGELQKVLKMEDILRENIIGQEDAIKTVCRAIRRSRADIKDPNRPIGAFLFLGPTGVGKTLLARLLAINMFGGEDALIQVDMSEYMEKFAVSRMTGSPPGYVGHEEGGQLTEQVRQRPYSVVLFDEIEKAHPDVMDLLLQILEEGRLTDSFGRKVDFRNTIIIMTSNLGADLIKKSTEIGFGAVESTLDYDRIKEKIESEVKKRFKPEFLNRLNDVVIFHPLNRDNLLQVISLEINKLQKRLGKREMYITLDEEAKNFLVDKGFQVEMGARPLRRTIEQYLEDPLAEKMLMNPNEGRRCLVTVENGEIKFIDEEIFPITKQKTPASSSK, from the coding sequence ATGTTTGATAAATTCACTAACCGAGCTAAGCAAGTCATTAAATTAGCTAAAAAAGAAGCTCAGCGTCTTAATCACAACTACTTGGGAACCGAACATGTTCTTCTAGGCCTGCTTAAATTAGGTCAAGGTGTAGCTGTCAATGTCCTGCGTAACTTAAATATTGATTTTGAGACTGTCCGCACTGAAGTTGAAAAGCTTGTTGGCTATGGACCTGAGATTCAAGTCTATGGCGATCCAGCTTTGACTGGTAAAGTGAAAAAAGTGTTTGAATTTGCCAATGAAGAAGCGGCTAATCTTAATCACAATTATGTGGGAACAGAGCATCTTTTATTAGGCTTGCTTAGGCAAACAGATGGAGTGGCGGCCCAAGTTCTAGAGAACTTGAATGTGAACTTGAAAGAAGTGCGCAAAGAGGTCTTAAAAGAGCTTGAGACATTTAACTTGCAGCTTCCTCCCATCAGCGGATCAGGAGTAGGGCCGCAAGGGCAAACGCCTAGCGGGCAGAACAAGCCTCCTTATGATAAGGCTGCTCAAGCCGGCACAAATGATAAAATGCCGGCCCTTAAAGCGTATGGCCATGATTTGACAGAGATGTGCCGGGAAGGCAAGATGGATCCTGTCATTGGGCGCAAGGAAGAGATTGAGCGCCTCATTTTAATTTTATGTCGCCGCCGCAAGAACAATCCTGTTTTAGTAGGAGAGGCCGGGGTTGGTAAGACAGCAATTGTAGAAGGCTTGGCTCAGGCCATTGTAAAGGGAGATGTCCCGGATACGCTGCGCAAGAAGCGGCTGATCACGCTTGATTTGGCTTTAATGATTGCGGGAACAAAGTATCGCGGTCAATTTGAAGAGCGCATTAAAGCGGTGATGGATGAGATCAAGAAGAATGGCAATGTCTTGCTTTTCATCGACGAATTGCACACGATCGTCGGGGCTGGAGCGGCCGAAGGCGCTATCGATGCCTCCAACATTTTAAAGCCGGCTTTATCGCGCGGAGAGCTCCAATGTATTGGAGCCACGACGATTGATGAATACCGCAAGCACATCGAAAAAGATGCGGCCTTGGAACGTCGTTTTCAGAAAATTATGATTGCGCCTCCAAGCGTCGAAGAAACCATTGAAATATTAAATGGCCTTAAGCCTGAATATGAAAGACACCATAAGGTCATCTTTACTAATCAGGCGATTCAAGCGGCCGCTATCTTATCCGATCGCTATATCCATGGCCGATTCCTGCCAGATAAGGCGATTGACTTGATCGACGAAGCTGGCGCTAAGATGCGTATTTCCATGATGAATCAACCTCAAGACATCAGTAAGTTTGAGGCTGAGATCGAAGCGACGCGCTTGGCAAAAGAGGAATCCATCAGCAAACAGGAGTATGAAAAGGCTGCTAAGTTGCGCGATAAGGAAAAGACCCTGCGCGAGCAATTGCAGCAGATCCGCGCTGAATGGGAGATCAATAAAGAAGAGCACGAAGTCATTGTCGAAGATGAAGACGTGGCAAGCGTTATTGCTAAGCAGACGGGGATTCCGTTAAATCGCTTGACGGAGGGAGAACTGCAAAAAGTTCTCAAAATGGAGGACATCTTGCGCGAGAATATCATCGGGCAGGAAGACGCCATCAAGACGGTGTGCCGGGCAATTAGGCGTAGCCGTGCGGATATTAAAGATCCCAATCGCCCCATTGGAGCTTTCCTCTTTTTAGGTCCAACAGGAGTTGGAAAGACGCTATTGGCTAGGCTATTGGCCATTAATATGTTTGGCGGCGAAGATGCTCTCATCCAAGTCGATATGTCCGAATACATGGAGAAATTTGCCGTCAGCCGTATGACGGGATCTCCTCCCGGTTATGTCGGACATGAAGAGGGCGGTCAATTGACTGAACAGGTGCGCCAGCGTCCTTATTCCGTTGTTTTATTCGACGAAATAGAGAAAGCGCATCCCGATGTCATGGACCTGCTCTTGCAAATCTTAGAAGAAGGCCGTCTGACGGACTCCTTTGGAAGAAAAGTTGATTTTCGCAATACGATCATCATCATGACATCCAATTTGGGAGCGGACCTTATTAAGAAAAGTACAGAGATCGGTTTTGGAGCGGTTGAAAGTACGCTCGATTACGATCGCATCAAAGAGAAAATTGAAAGCGAAGTGAAAAAGCGCTTTAAGCCAGAGTTTCTCAATCGTCTTAACGATGTGGTGATCTTCCATCCGCTTAATCGTGATAACTTACTGCAAGTGATTTCTTTAGAAATCAACAAACTGCAAAAACGCTTGGGCAAGCGGGAAATGTATATCACTTTAGACGAAGAGGCCAAGAACTTCTTAGTGGATAAAGGATTCCAAGTAGAGATGGGAGCCCGTCCATTAAGACGCACCATTGAGCAATACCTTGAAGATCCATTGGCTGAAAAGATGCTCATGAATCCCAATGAAGGCCGCCGCTGCCTGGTGACGGTTGAAAATGGAGAGATCAAATTTATTGATGAAGAAATTTTTCCAATTACTAAGCAGAAAACGCCTGCTTCATCTTCTAAATAA
- the hemG gene encoding protoporphyrinogen oxidase: MARQIIILGAGISGLATAWFLKKQLGAEANLTVLEKNSRIGGWIQSAQVDGFLFEQGPRSCRSRGAGRKTLELVEALGLHKQIVTAHPAARDRFLYWKGRLQALPRHPFACLFSPLMKGWMRTLWRDLKAARGRGDDESIYSFFNRHLDPAWTDRLIDPFVSGIYAGDLNKLSIKSCFPLLDKWEQEQGSLLKAAWRHPKRPPSSSAFVRALERSSLFSFQDGLETLPRALAAQLEGTIRLNCGAQSLALNKNGVKIKLENGEELEADQLISTLPAQPLSSLLSASLPTLSAVLHRLNYATVFVVNLGYRQKVLKQEGFGYLIPFQEGEPVLGCVWDSCVFPQQNRQEGETRLTVMIGGTRHPLPAAQSDSDLLQLALSALERHLHITQSPDSFSIKSACQAIPQYEVGHQEWIHHAKEQMSAWPHVVLSGTPFHGVSVNDCIAEAEQVALQCALQK; this comes from the coding sequence ATGGCACGCCAAATAATCATTTTAGGAGCAGGCATCAGTGGACTGGCAACGGCTTGGTTTTTAAAAAAACAGCTTGGTGCGGAAGCTAATCTAACTGTATTGGAAAAAAACTCGCGGATAGGCGGCTGGATTCAAAGCGCGCAAGTCGATGGCTTTTTATTTGAACAAGGCCCGCGCAGCTGCCGCTCGCGAGGGGCAGGGCGCAAGACGTTGGAGCTTGTAGAAGCCTTAGGCCTGCACAAGCAAATCGTCACTGCCCATCCTGCTGCTCGCGATCGTTTCCTCTACTGGAAAGGCCGTTTGCAGGCGCTTCCACGCCATCCATTCGCTTGTCTTTTTTCTCCTCTCATGAAGGGATGGATGCGCACGTTATGGCGCGATTTGAAGGCTGCCAGAGGGAGAGGGGATGATGAAAGCATTTATTCTTTTTTTAATCGGCATTTAGACCCGGCATGGACCGATCGCTTAATTGATCCCTTTGTATCGGGCATTTATGCCGGCGATCTGAACAAGCTTTCGATTAAAAGCTGCTTTCCGCTATTGGACAAATGGGAACAGGAGCAGGGGTCTCTTTTAAAAGCCGCTTGGCGTCATCCGAAACGTCCTCCTTCTTCCAGCGCTTTTGTTCGTGCGCTTGAGCGCTCTTCCCTATTCTCTTTTCAAGATGGTCTAGAAACGCTGCCCCGCGCTCTTGCTGCTCAATTGGAAGGGACGATTCGCTTAAATTGCGGCGCGCAATCCCTGGCTTTGAATAAAAACGGAGTAAAAATCAAACTGGAGAACGGGGAGGAATTGGAAGCCGATCAACTCATTTCTACTTTGCCGGCGCAGCCCCTCTCTTCCTTATTGTCTGCGTCTTTGCCAACCCTATCGGCGGTTCTCCATAGACTGAATTATGCGACTGTTTTTGTCGTCAACTTGGGATATCGGCAAAAAGTGCTCAAACAAGAAGGATTTGGCTATTTAATCCCCTTTCAAGAAGGCGAGCCTGTATTAGGCTGCGTCTGGGATTCTTGCGTCTTTCCCCAGCAAAATAGACAAGAGGGAGAAACGCGGTTGACGGTCATGATCGGAGGAACACGCCATCCTTTGCCAGCGGCACAATCTGACTCTGATCTCCTTCAGCTGGCCTTATCCGCTTTAGAACGCCATTTACATATTACTCAATCGCCTGATAGCTTTTCCATTAAAAGCGCTTGCCAGGCTATTCCGCAATATGAAGTAGGCCACCAAGAGTGGATCCATCACGCAAAAGAACAAATGTCGGCTTGGCCGCACGTCGTCTTGAGCGGCACTCCCTTTCATGGCGTATCCGTCAATGATTGCATTGCCGAAGCAGAACAAGTTGCTCTGCAGTGTGCATTGCAAAAATGA
- the hemE gene encoding uroporphyrinogen decarboxylase, protein MFPLPTPCHASHSIDLREKPASSNSLLLQALQGTNHARPPVWLMRQAGRHLASYRALRQKYDFLEMCHQPELIAEVTMMPIKAYQVDAAILFSDILVIPEALGLGVRFEDRVGPIIERPVSSRQAVETLHDPVDLSALHFVQQGIQCLKPQLKVPLIGFCGAPFTVASYMVEGKTSRDFKKTKQWMLSDPQGFHQLLRKIADWSIAYLNMQIEAGVEALQIFDSWANSLAYAQFKEFSLAYLDLILKGLKRSVPVILFCRGSSVFAPELAEIRPAGIGLDWNCSLSRMRQFIPLPTALQGNLDPAILYAPLPVIEREVNRLLDEMRGDPGFIFNLGHGIAPDVSEEAVRTLVQCIQKR, encoded by the coding sequence ATGTTTCCTTTGCCCACTCCATGTCATGCTAGCCACTCTATTGATCTACGGGAAAAGCCCGCGTCTTCCAATTCTTTGCTATTGCAGGCTCTGCAAGGGACCAATCACGCGCGGCCTCCAGTTTGGCTGATGAGGCAGGCGGGACGCCACTTGGCTTCTTATCGGGCGTTGCGCCAGAAGTATGATTTTCTTGAAATGTGCCATCAGCCTGAATTGATTGCTGAAGTCACTATGATGCCCATTAAAGCTTACCAAGTCGATGCGGCGATTTTATTTTCCGATATCCTTGTTATTCCGGAGGCCTTAGGGCTTGGGGTCCGCTTCGAGGACCGCGTCGGGCCTATCATTGAAAGGCCTGTCTCCAGTCGCCAAGCGGTCGAAACCCTTCACGATCCTGTAGACCTTTCCGCCCTGCATTTCGTTCAGCAAGGCATCCAGTGTTTAAAGCCTCAATTAAAAGTGCCCCTTATTGGTTTTTGCGGAGCTCCCTTTACTGTGGCGAGCTATATGGTCGAGGGGAAAACGAGTCGGGATTTTAAAAAAACCAAGCAATGGATGCTTAGCGATCCGCAAGGGTTCCACCAGCTTTTGCGTAAAATTGCCGATTGGTCGATCGCTTATCTGAATATGCAAATTGAAGCTGGTGTCGAGGCTTTGCAGATTTTTGATTCTTGGGCCAACTCCTTGGCTTATGCCCAGTTTAAAGAATTTTCACTCGCTTATCTGGACCTGATTTTAAAAGGCCTCAAGCGATCTGTCCCGGTCATCCTGTTTTGCCGAGGCTCTTCTGTTTTTGCTCCCGAATTAGCCGAGATCCGACCGGCAGGAATCGGACTGGACTGGAATTGCTCCCTTTCCCGCATGCGGCAATTTATTCCCCTTCCCACAGCCCTGCAGGGAAATTTAGATCCTGCCATCCTCTATGCACCGCTTCCCGTTATCGAACGCGAAGTCAATCGGTTGCTTGATGAAATGCGAGGCGACCCGGGATTTATTTTTAATTTGGGACATGGCATTGCGCCCGATGTATCGGAAGAAGCGGTCCGCACACTTGTTCAATGCATTCAAAAGAGGTAG